A genomic stretch from Komagataeibacter xylinus includes:
- a CDS encoding methylated-DNA--[protein]-cysteine S-methyltransferase: MTPLKQNTAIRFITGPSSLGMVMVALGPEGLVAIMLDADEHALQEAVVASFPAAQAGGADDAALAHWLEVVTACIEAPWAMPDMPLAVQGTPFQKQVWQALRDIPCGHTITYGELAARIGRPGAVRAVAGACAANRLAVVVPCHRVIRHDGSLSGYRWGVVRKQVLLARERAWRMGEK; this comes from the coding sequence ATGACACCGTTAAAACAGAACACCGCCATCCGCTTCATCACCGGGCCCTCAAGCCTTGGTATGGTCATGGTCGCACTTGGGCCGGAGGGTCTGGTGGCGATCATGCTGGATGCGGATGAGCACGCGCTGCAAGAAGCCGTTGTGGCGTCTTTTCCCGCAGCACAGGCCGGGGGCGCGGATGATGCGGCGCTGGCACATTGGCTGGAGGTCGTGACCGCCTGCATCGAGGCCCCGTGGGCCATGCCCGACATGCCGCTTGCGGTGCAGGGCACGCCTTTCCAGAAGCAGGTATGGCAGGCCTTGCGCGATATACCCTGCGGGCACACCATCACCTATGGCGAACTTGCGGCCCGTATTGGTCGGCCGGGTGCCGTGCGGGCGGTGGCCGGGGCCTGTGCGGCTAACCGGCTGGCCGTGGTGGTACCTTGCCATCGCGTCATCCGCCATGATGGCAGCCTGTCAGGCTATCGCTGGGGCGTGGTCCGCAAGCAGGTACTTCTGGCGCGGGAGCGAGCGTGGCGCATGGGGGAAAAATGA
- a CDS encoding DUF4112 domain-containing protein — protein sequence MNAFASSAASARPADIRAEVARLRKLATLLDAAFRIPGTKARWGLDTVIGLLPVGGTAIMVIPSLYIIWKSWTLGASQPVLARMLVNVLIEAAADLVPVLGDIFDTAFKADLRNVALLEAHLGLTTP from the coding sequence ATGAACGCTTTTGCTTCTTCGGCCGCCAGCGCGCGGCCCGCCGATATCCGTGCTGAAGTTGCACGGCTGCGGAAACTGGCGACCCTGCTCGATGCCGCCTTCCGTATTCCCGGCACGAAGGCTCGCTGGGGGCTTGATACGGTGATCGGGCTGCTGCCCGTAGGCGGCACGGCGATCATGGTCATCCCCTCCCTCTACATCATCTGGAAAAGCTGGACGCTCGGTGCCAGCCAGCCGGTGCTGGCCCGCATGCTGGTCAATGTGCTGATCGAGGCGGCGGCTGATCTCGTGCCCGTGCTGGGCGATATATTTGATACCGCCTTCAAGGCCGACCTGCGCAACGTGGCCCTGCTGGAAGCACATCTGGGCCTGACCACGCCCTAG
- a CDS encoding glycosyltransferase family 9 protein produces the protein MNKKAPRMVTATNAMLADALGLLRQGQFARARAVLESCTPSPNVELLLAHAHAGCNRVQEAARLLCRQAVANPGARHPARDMLDLLLPHERVDEAEAVLRAVRQRAGQDIRTHDMLGELLLQRGRTAEAQAVLTDGLSLSPAQLTTGNLMAVCLMEQGEYASGRDLLLYILEHHPRSAMTHANLAHLLAGWNHTDESLRVHARALALRPDDANLRLNHALTLLKSGQMTRGWAEYEWRRKLPGRARLPAAQTLPVLEPDADLRGKTILITREGGLGDMLMMLRFVPVLAALGARVSVQAPDTLHGLIRRMDGVRRVFNDRQSVPFYDWHCPFLSLPHVLHRIAGHAGVAVPYLRADAGRVQAWAPFLPARPTLRVGLVWGGASRPDVPAAHAMDRRRSIPLRSLAPLAGVPGISLVSLQMGTYATQMMDMPAGMRLHDPMETVRDMDDTAALIAGLDVVVSVDTSVAHLAGALGCPVILLDRFDNCWRWLSGRTDSPWYPTLRIIRQIRTGQWDDVVRRLCSMLAKRDLPPSRQQPAS, from the coding sequence ATGAACAAGAAAGCCCCCCGCATGGTCACCGCAACCAACGCCATGCTTGCCGATGCGCTCGGCCTGCTGCGCCAGGGCCAGTTCGCCCGGGCCCGTGCCGTGCTGGAAAGCTGCACCCCCTCCCCCAATGTCGAGCTGCTGCTGGCCCATGCCCATGCAGGGTGCAACCGGGTGCAGGAGGCGGCCCGCCTGCTGTGCCGGCAGGCCGTGGCCAATCCCGGCGCCCGCCACCCGGCACGCGACATGCTCGACCTGCTGCTGCCCCATGAGCGCGTGGATGAGGCCGAAGCCGTGCTGCGCGCCGTGCGCCAGCGCGCGGGGCAGGATATCCGCACGCACGACATGCTGGGCGAACTGCTGCTGCAACGCGGCCGCACGGCGGAAGCACAGGCCGTGCTGACCGATGGGCTGAGCCTGTCACCCGCCCAGCTTACCACCGGCAACCTCATGGCCGTCTGCCTGATGGAACAGGGCGAATACGCCTCCGGGCGCGACCTGCTGCTTTACATTCTGGAGCATCACCCCCGCAGCGCCATGACGCATGCCAACCTCGCCCACCTGCTGGCGGGCTGGAACCATACCGATGAGTCGCTCAGGGTTCACGCCCGCGCCCTCGCTCTCCGCCCCGATGACGCCAATCTGCGCCTGAACCATGCCCTGACCCTGCTCAAGAGCGGGCAGATGACCAGAGGCTGGGCCGAATATGAATGGCGGCGCAAACTTCCCGGTCGCGCGCGCCTGCCTGCAGCACAGACCCTGCCCGTGCTGGAGCCGGATGCCGACCTGCGGGGCAAGACCATCCTCATCACGCGCGAAGGGGGCTTGGGCGACATGCTGATGATGCTGCGCTTCGTGCCGGTGCTGGCGGCCCTGGGCGCACGGGTGAGCGTGCAGGCCCCCGACACGCTGCACGGCCTGATCCGCCGCATGGATGGCGTGCGCCGCGTGTTCAATGACCGCCAGTCCGTGCCATTTTATGACTGGCACTGCCCTTTCCTCAGCCTGCCGCATGTGCTGCACCGCATCGCGGGCCATGCAGGTGTTGCGGTGCCCTACCTGCGTGCCGATGCGGGGCGCGTGCAGGCCTGGGCGCCCTTCCTGCCCGCACGCCCCACCTTGCGGGTGGGGCTGGTATGGGGCGGGGCCAGCAGGCCCGACGTGCCCGCAGCCCACGCCATGGATCGCAGGCGCTCCATCCCGCTGCGCAGCCTGGCGCCACTGGCGGGCGTGCCCGGCATCTCGCTGGTCAGCCTGCAGATGGGCACCTACGCCACGCAGATGATGGACATGCCCGCCGGCATGCGCCTGCATGACCCCATGGAAACCGTACGGGACATGGATGATACGGCAGCCCTCATCGCAGGGCTCGACGTGGTGGTGTCGGTCGATACGTCGGTCGCCCACCTTGCCGGTGCGCTGGGCTGCCCGGTCATATTGCTGGACCGGTTTGACAATTGCTGGCGCTGGCTTTCGGGTCGCACCGACAGCCCGTGGTACCCCACCCTGCGCATCATCCGCCAGATCCGCACCGGGCAGTGGGATGATGTCGTCCGCCGCCTGTGCAGCATGCTGGCCAAGCGCGACCTGCCGCCCTCGCGCCAGCAACCGGCCTCCTGA
- a CDS encoding YncE family protein, which translates to MTHKKKLPVLGLGMLLLQGGVAMAQAVDTIPGMPPVLDPHNIYSETRADNLNPEVAKDPPRIYVPNLRSNNVYVIDPQTYTVISRFKVGKSPQHVVPAWDLRTLWVTNNAEGTTNGTLTPIDPRTTLPLPEVSVDDPYNMYFTPDGKSAITVAEARQRLDFRDPHTMALQGSVSVPQCKGVNHADFSIDGRYAIFTCEFGGYLAKVDTVNRTVVGYLKLSGGGMPQDILTAPDGHKFYVADMHADGVFVIDGDSFRETGFIPTGVGTHGLYPSRDGTKMYVANRGSHKIHGPPHSKAGGVSVIDFATDKVVANWPIPGGGSPDMGNVSNDGKTLWLSGRFDDVVYAIDTTTGAMRKIPVGLEPHGLTVWPQPGRYSIGHTGILR; encoded by the coding sequence ATGACACACAAGAAAAAACTACCGGTTCTGGGTCTGGGCATGCTGCTGCTGCAAGGTGGGGTGGCCATGGCGCAGGCTGTTGACACCATTCCCGGCATGCCGCCCGTGCTCGACCCCCACAACATCTATAGCGAGACCCGGGCCGATAACCTCAACCCTGAGGTCGCCAAGGATCCGCCACGCATTTACGTGCCCAACCTGCGCTCGAACAATGTGTACGTGATCGATCCGCAGACCTATACGGTCATCTCGCGCTTCAAGGTGGGCAAGAGCCCGCAGCACGTCGTGCCCGCGTGGGACCTGCGCACCCTGTGGGTGACCAACAATGCCGAGGGTACGACCAACGGCACGCTCACGCCCATCGACCCGCGCACGACCCTGCCGCTGCCTGAAGTGTCGGTGGATGATCCGTACAACATGTATTTCACCCCCGATGGCAAATCTGCCATCACGGTGGCTGAGGCGCGGCAACGGCTCGATTTCCGCGATCCGCACACCATGGCATTGCAGGGTTCGGTCTCGGTGCCGCAGTGCAAGGGCGTCAACCACGCCGATTTCTCCATCGACGGGCGTTACGCCATCTTCACCTGTGAGTTCGGTGGTTATCTGGCCAAGGTCGATACGGTCAACCGCACGGTCGTGGGCTACCTCAAGCTTTCGGGCGGGGGCATGCCGCAGGATATCCTGACCGCGCCCGACGGGCACAAATTCTACGTGGCCGACATGCATGCCGATGGCGTGTTCGTGATTGATGGCGACAGTTTCCGCGAGACGGGCTTCATCCCCACCGGCGTTGGCACCCATGGTCTGTATCCCAGCCGTGATGGCACGAAAATGTACGTTGCCAACCGTGGCTCGCACAAGATTCACGGGCCGCCGCACAGCAAGGCCGGTGGCGTGAGCGTGATCGACTTTGCAACAGATAAGGTGGTGGCCAACTGGCCCATTCCCGGTGGCGGCAGCCCTGACATGGGCAATGTCAGCAATGATGGCAAAACGCTATGGCTTTCGGGCCGGTTTGATGATGTCGTCTATGCCATCGACACCACCACCGGGGCCATGCGCAAGATCCCTGTGGGGCTGGAACCCCATGGCCTGACCGTATGGCCGCAGCCGGGCCGCTACTCGATCGGGCATACCGGTATCCTGCGTTAA
- a CDS encoding FAD-binding oxidoreductase yields the protein MTDTPVSPAARLQAALTTIRAGGLAAQVSTSPSVLEAHSHGEAMEAACLPGAVVFARKTEDVATVLRACHANAVPLVAFGAGTSVEGHVTPAEHAISLDLSEMTAIVEMNAEDLDCRVQAGLTRQALNARIRDTGLFFPVDPGGEATLGGMCATRASGTAAVRYGTMKENVLGLTVVLATGEVIRTGGRVRKSSTGYDLTSLFIGSEGTLGIITEVQLRLHGRPETLSAAVCQFADLNDAVQTAIEIIQCGIPISRVELLDDVQMAASIRYSKLDGYQDLTTLFFEFGGAPASVQEQVAATEAIALSNNGLAFAWADTAEERTRLWKARHDAFWAAKAIEPTARVISTDCIVPISKLGDLIAGVREEIAASGLRVPLLGHVGDGNFHSLIITEDTPEGHARALDLDRRIVHRALALGGSCSGEHGVGMGKLEFLETEHGAGTLAVMRALKHTMDPLNILNPGKLLPPGPVYQG from the coding sequence ATGACTGACACGCCCGTCTCGCCCGCAGCCCGGCTTCAGGCCGCCCTGACCACCATCCGCGCAGGCGGGCTTGCGGCACAGGTCAGCACGTCGCCCTCCGTGCTTGAGGCCCACAGCCATGGCGAGGCCATGGAGGCTGCCTGCTTGCCCGGCGCCGTGGTCTTCGCGCGCAAGACGGAAGATGTGGCTACCGTGCTGCGTGCCTGCCATGCCAATGCGGTGCCACTGGTGGCCTTTGGGGCCGGCACGTCAGTTGAAGGGCACGTCACACCTGCCGAACACGCCATCAGCCTCGATCTTTCCGAGATGACCGCCATCGTCGAGATGAACGCCGAGGATCTGGACTGCCGCGTGCAGGCCGGGCTGACGCGGCAGGCGCTCAATGCCCGGATCCGCGATACGGGGCTGTTCTTTCCGGTTGATCCGGGTGGCGAGGCCACGCTGGGCGGCATGTGCGCCACGCGGGCCTCGGGCACGGCCGCCGTGCGCTATGGCACCATGAAGGAGAACGTGCTCGGCCTGACCGTGGTGCTGGCCACGGGCGAGGTGATCCGCACCGGCGGGCGAGTGCGCAAGTCGTCCACCGGTTATGACCTGACATCGCTGTTCATCGGCTCGGAAGGCACGCTGGGCATCATTACCGAGGTGCAGTTGCGCCTGCATGGCCGGCCCGAAACCCTTTCCGCTGCCGTGTGCCAGTTTGCCGACCTCAATGACGCGGTGCAGACCGCCATCGAGATCATCCAGTGCGGCATTCCCATCAGCCGGGTGGAACTGCTTGATGACGTGCAGATGGCGGCCTCGATCCGTTACTCGAAGCTTGATGGCTATCAGGATCTCACCACGCTGTTTTTTGAGTTCGGGGGGGCTCCCGCAAGCGTGCAGGAGCAGGTGGCGGCAACCGAGGCCATTGCCCTGTCCAATAACGGGCTGGCCTTTGCCTGGGCTGACACGGCGGAGGAGCGCACGCGGTTGTGGAAGGCCCGGCACGATGCCTTCTGGGCCGCCAAGGCCATCGAGCCCACCGCCCGCGTCATTTCAACCGACTGCATCGTGCCCATCTCGAAGCTTGGCGACCTGATTGCAGGGGTGCGGGAAGAGATCGCCGCCTCCGGCCTGCGGGTGCCGCTGCTGGGGCATGTGGGCGATGGCAATTTCCACTCCCTCATCATCACCGAAGATACGCCCGAGGGCCATGCCCGCGCGCTCGACCTTGACCGCAGGATCGTGCACCGGGCGCTGGCGCTCGGTGGCTCATGCAGCGGCGAGCACGGCGTGGGCATGGGCAAGCTGGAATTTCTCGAGACCGAGCATGGTGCTGGCACGCTCGCGGTCATGCGCGCGCTCAAGCACACCATGGACCCGCTCAACATTCTCAACCCCGGCAAGCTGCTGCCGCCGGGGCCGGTTTATCAGGGATAG
- a CDS encoding N-formylglutamate amidohydrolase produces the protein MTERAVPPFHIIEPQGIHRPVIVASPHSGRNYMPEFLRLSRLGALALRRSEDCYVEQLFEAAPRQGATLLHATFPRAYCDVNREAWELDPTMFREPLPAWCNTTSRKVKAGFGTIARIASRDGPIYARPLPFAEAEKRVRTCWQPYHDALAGLVHDCVARHGFCLLLDAHSMPVVKGRGEQPDFVLGNAWGTACTQQMTALVEHVLTGHGYSVARNVPFAGGYVTRHYGRPRRGVQALQLEMGRALYMDQDTLQPHEGFVRLQSVLMEVVAMLAQYGDMLTQMAAE, from the coding sequence ATGACGGAACGCGCCGTGCCGCCCTTCCATATCATTGAACCACAAGGCATCCACCGGCCGGTTATCGTGGCGTCTCCCCATTCGGGGCGCAACTACATGCCAGAGTTCCTGCGCCTGTCCCGGCTGGGCGCCCTTGCGCTGCGGCGTAGCGAAGACTGTTATGTGGAGCAGTTGTTTGAAGCAGCACCCAGGCAGGGGGCCACCCTGCTGCACGCTACCTTTCCACGAGCCTATTGCGATGTGAACCGCGAGGCATGGGAACTCGACCCCACCATGTTTCGCGAGCCCCTGCCCGCCTGGTGCAATACCACCAGCCGCAAGGTCAAGGCGGGATTTGGCACCATTGCCCGCATTGCCTCGCGTGATGGGCCGATCTATGCGCGCCCGCTCCCCTTTGCGGAGGCGGAAAAGCGGGTACGCACCTGCTGGCAACCCTATCATGATGCCCTCGCCGGGCTGGTGCATGACTGCGTGGCGCGACATGGCTTCTGCCTCCTGCTTGATGCCCATTCCATGCCTGTGGTGAAGGGACGCGGGGAGCAGCCGGATTTTGTTCTGGGCAATGCCTGGGGCACGGCCTGCACCCAGCAGATGACAGCGCTGGTGGAACATGTGCTGACAGGCCACGGCTACAGCGTTGCGCGCAACGTGCCTTTTGCAGGGGGATATGTGACCCGTCATTACGGGCGGCCACGGCGTGGCGTGCAGGCCCTGCAACTGGAAATGGGCCGGGCGCTGTATATGGATCAGGACACCCTGCAGCCGCATGAAGGCTTTGTGCGCCTGCAATCCGTACTGATGGAAGTGGTAGCCATGCTGGCGCAATATGGCGACATGCTGACGCAGATGGCAGCCGAGTAG
- a CDS encoding catalase: protein MTKTPKAPKAVATHTGAGGETHQTAGNDTPVMTTQQGVAVSDDQNTLRVGARGPALMEDFHFREKIFHFDHERIPERVVHARGYGAHGYFELTDSLADVCKADIFNKVGERTPAFVRFSTVAGNKGSADVVRDVRGFAVKLYTSQGNWDLVGNNIPVFFIQDAIKFPDFVHAAKQEPDRDFPQAQTAHDNFWDFVSLSPEATHMVCWAMSDRAIPRSFRFMEGFGVHTFRLIDTEGKSTYVKFHWKPKLGLQSVVWNEALKINGADPDFHRRDLWQAINSGNFPEWELGVQLFDDAFADSFDFDILDPTKLIPEELVPVRRVGRLVLDRMPDNFFAETEQVAFCTQNIIPGIDFTNDPLLQGRNFSYLDTQTKRLGGPNFTHIPINAPKCPFANFQQDGHMAMHNPKGRANYEPNSWSQPTGGPRETPAGYTSYPAEESGPKVRQRSETFADHYSQARQFYISQTPVEQTHMRDAFVFELSKVETPAIRARMVSHLLHVDAGLAEGVASGLGLSPLPEPARAARPVVEGLEPSPALSILKNGPDSFAGRKLGIVVSNGVNADLLSALIAATEAVDGTVELIAPTVAGITDSAGNEIVAQQKINGGPSVLYDAVALLPTVEGANLLRHEATMRDFIADAFAHAKFIAHNDAAEILLAAAGLHPRARDAGVIALESADDATAFIQTCAALRLWSREGLVHAV, encoded by the coding sequence ATGACAAAAACACCCAAAGCCCCAAAAGCCGTGGCGACCCATACTGGCGCCGGTGGCGAAACCCACCAGACTGCCGGTAATGATACGCCAGTCATGACCACCCAGCAGGGCGTGGCGGTGTCAGATGACCAGAATACCCTGCGTGTGGGGGCACGTGGTCCGGCCCTGATGGAGGACTTCCATTTCCGTGAAAAGATCTTCCATTTCGACCATGAACGCATCCCCGAACGCGTGGTCCATGCCCGTGGCTACGGCGCACATGGCTATTTTGAACTGACTGACAGCCTCGCCGATGTGTGCAAGGCTGATATCTTCAACAAGGTAGGCGAGCGCACCCCCGCTTTCGTGCGTTTTTCCACCGTTGCGGGCAACAAGGGCTCGGCCGATGTGGTGCGCGACGTGCGCGGCTTTGCCGTCAAGCTCTATACCAGCCAGGGCAACTGGGATCTGGTAGGCAACAATATCCCGGTCTTTTTCATTCAGGATGCCATCAAGTTTCCCGATTTCGTGCATGCCGCCAAGCAGGAGCCGGACCGCGACTTTCCGCAGGCGCAGACAGCGCACGACAATTTCTGGGATTTCGTTTCACTCTCGCCCGAGGCCACGCATATGGTCTGCTGGGCCATGTCGGACCGCGCCATCCCCCGCTCCTTCCGCTTCATGGAAGGATTCGGGGTGCATACCTTCCGCCTGATCGATACGGAGGGCAAATCCACCTACGTCAAATTCCACTGGAAGCCCAAGCTGGGCCTGCAATCGGTGGTGTGGAACGAGGCGCTCAAGATAAACGGCGCTGACCCCGATTTCCACCGTCGTGACCTGTGGCAGGCCATCAACTCCGGCAATTTCCCCGAATGGGAACTGGGCGTGCAGTTGTTTGATGATGCGTTCGCCGACAGCTTCGACTTCGACATTCTCGACCCCACCAAGCTGATCCCCGAGGAACTGGTGCCCGTGCGCCGTGTGGGCCGCCTCGTGCTCGACCGCATGCCCGACAATTTTTTTGCCGAGACCGAGCAGGTGGCGTTCTGCACCCAGAACATCATCCCCGGCATCGACTTCACCAACGACCCGCTGCTGCAGGGGCGCAATTTTTCCTACCTCGACACCCAGACCAAGCGGCTCGGCGGCCCCAACTTCACGCATATCCCCATAAACGCACCCAAATGCCCGTTCGCCAACTTCCAGCAGGATGGACATATGGCCATGCACAACCCCAAGGGGCGGGCCAATTACGAGCCCAACTCCTGGTCGCAGCCCACCGGTGGCCCGCGTGAGACGCCTGCGGGCTACACCTCCTACCCCGCGGAAGAATCCGGCCCCAAGGTGCGCCAGCGTTCGGAAACCTTCGCTGATCATTACAGCCAGGCCCGGCAGTTCTACATCAGCCAGACGCCGGTGGAACAGACCCACATGCGCGATGCCTTTGTGTTCGAACTGAGCAAGGTCGAAACCCCCGCCATCCGCGCGCGCATGGTCAGCCACCTGCTGCATGTGGATGCCGGACTGGCCGAAGGTGTTGCCAGCGGGCTTGGCCTGTCCCCCCTGCCCGAACCTGCCCGCGCCGCCCGCCCGGTGGTGGAAGGGCTCGAGCCCTCGCCCGCGCTGAGCATCCTCAAAAACGGGCCGGACAGCTTTGCGGGCCGCAAGCTGGGCATCGTGGTGAGCAACGGCGTCAATGCCGACCTGCTTTCTGCCCTGATTGCCGCGACCGAGGCCGTGGATGGCACGGTTGAGCTGATCGCCCCCACGGTAGCGGGCATTACCGACAGTGCCGGTAATGAAATCGTAGCGCAGCAGAAGATCAATGGTGGCCCGTCGGTGCTGTATGATGCCGTCGCCCTGCTGCCCACGGTGGAAGGAGCCAACCTGCTGCGCCATGAAGCCACCATGCGTGACTTCATTGCCGATGCCTTCGCCCACGCCAAATTCATCGCGCATAATGATGCCGCCGAGATTTTGCTGGCGGCAGCGGGCCTGCACCCCCGTGCGCGCGATGCCGGGGTAATTGCGCTGGAAAGCGCGGATGATGCCACCGCCTTCATCCAGACCTGTGCAGCACTGCGCCTGTGGTCGCGTGAAGGTCTGGTTCACGCAGTCTGA
- a CDS encoding PRC-barrel domain-containing protein: MSATASNTMTNKHDLISSDQVEGTAVYSPAGEKLGTVKYFMVDKISGDVAYVVMSFGGFMGMGNSYHPLPWKALHYDPSQGGYIVSLTREQLEGAPAYAQDMSPDWSNDTYGQQVDTYYGGLPHA, encoded by the coding sequence ATGTCTGCTACGGCAAGCAACACAATGACCAACAAGCATGACCTCATTTCGTCCGACCAGGTTGAAGGCACGGCCGTGTATTCACCGGCGGGCGAAAAACTGGGCACGGTCAAGTATTTCATGGTCGACAAGATTTCAGGCGATGTCGCCTATGTTGTCATGAGCTTTGGCGGCTTCATGGGCATGGGGAACAGCTACCACCCCCTGCCCTGGAAAGCCCTGCATTACGACCCCAGCCAGGGCGGCTACATCGTGTCCCTCACGCGCGAGCAGCTTGAAGGCGCGCCGGCCTATGCGCAGGACATGTCGCCTGACTGGAGCAACGACACCTATGGCCAGCAGGTCGATACCTATTACGGTGGATTGCCCCACGCATAA
- a CDS encoding SelT/SelW/SelH family protein, translated as MTDPIPTTDRPDISILYCTRCNWLLRAAWMAQELLSTFGEELGSVSLIPASGGRFEVTVNSQLVWERKRDGGFPGPKELKQRVRDVIAPGRDMGHIDRDGGASGQG; from the coding sequence ATGACAGACCCGATCCCCACGACCGACCGCCCCGACATTTCCATCCTGTACTGCACGCGCTGCAACTGGCTGCTGCGTGCTGCTTGGATGGCGCAGGAACTGCTCTCCACCTTTGGGGAGGAACTGGGCAGTGTCAGCCTCATCCCCGCAAGCGGCGGCCGGTTCGAGGTTACGGTCAACAGCCAGCTTGTATGGGAGCGCAAGCGCGATGGCGGCTTTCCCGGTCCGAAGGAACTCAAGCAGCGCGTGCGCGACGTGATCGCGCCGGGGCGCGACATGGGCCATATCGATCGCGACGGCGGCGCGTCCGGTCAAGGGTGA
- a CDS encoding nitroreductase family protein, giving the protein MTKAPERQSDTSVERLILDRWSPRAFTPAPIAEAELLAFLDAGRWAPSAYNSQPWRFIYARRDTPEWERFLSWLIPFNHGWAQHASALVYIASHTVMGGGQAEPVPAPTHAFDAGAASVLIQLQASKAGWATHPVSGFDHEVARSGLELPDDYALNAALVIGRQGDAQALPESLRGREAPSGRKPLGEIAFAGRFPVTGADG; this is encoded by the coding sequence ATGACCAAAGCACCCGAACGCCAGTCCGATACCTCGGTCGAGCGCCTGATCCTGGACCGCTGGTCGCCCCGCGCCTTTACGCCCGCCCCGATCGCCGAGGCGGAACTGCTGGCCTTTCTCGATGCCGGGCGCTGGGCGCCATCAGCCTATAATTCGCAGCCCTGGCGCTTCATTTATGCCCGGCGCGATACGCCGGAATGGGAGCGGTTCCTGTCATGGCTGATCCCGTTCAACCATGGCTGGGCGCAGCATGCATCCGCCCTGGTCTATATCGCATCCCACACCGTTATGGGGGGTGGGCAGGCCGAGCCTGTGCCCGCCCCGACCCATGCATTTGATGCGGGCGCCGCTTCGGTGCTGATCCAGCTTCAGGCCAGCAAGGCGGGCTGGGCCACGCATCCCGTCAGCGGATTTGACCACGAAGTCGCCCGCTCCGGCCTTGAGCTGCCCGATGACTATGCCCTGAACGCCGCTCTCGTGATCGGGCGGCAGGGCGATGCACAGGCCCTGCCTGAATCGTTGCGCGGGCGTGAGGCGCCCTCGGGCCGTAAACCATTGGGTGAAATTGCTTTTGCCGGTCGCTTTCCCGTAACAGGGGCAGATGGCTGA
- a CDS encoding general stress protein, with translation MNSHISLHNRIALAPADSRGGGGAAHNPGNFANDRAKAAEAGHKGGQNSSGNFARDPERAAEAGRKGGQHSHGGTGHEAGKTTQASHKGTEHPSGNFADDPERAAQAGRKGGQHSHTKT, from the coding sequence ATGAATTCTCATATCTCCCTGCATAACCGTATCGCCCTGGCCCCTGCCGATAGCCGCGGGGGTGGCGGTGCCGCACACAATCCCGGCAACTTTGCCAATGACCGCGCAAAAGCGGCCGAGGCAGGGCATAAAGGGGGCCAGAACAGTTCTGGCAACTTTGCCCGCGACCCGGAACGCGCCGCCGAGGCCGGGCGCAAGGGTGGCCAGCACAGCCACGGCGGCACCGGCCATGAGGCGGGAAAAACCACCCAGGCCAGCCACAAGGGCACAGAACACCCTTCCGGCAATTTTGCCGATGACCCCGAGCGGGCGGCGCAGGCCGGGCGCAAGGGCGGCCAGCACAGCCACACCAAAACCTGA
- a CDS encoding creatininase family protein: MRNRPAFLAAASVLAALWCAPAVASPETVDFTDLTWTEIRNAVQGGDTTIIVPVGGTEQSGPYIAVGKHDVRALLLARRIARAAGHALVAPVVAYVPEGGTSPRTSHMRFPGTISITPATFRALLSDAAESFRVQGFTRVVLIGDHGGYQKDLRTVADTLNHRWQGKGAHVLYVPAYYDVVPGAYATWLRQHGHAAEVGMHADLSDTALMLALDPALVRTQALRAAPLPTAAQGVYGGDPRRADAALGQVGADMQVNATVAAMQHDATGRNSP, from the coding sequence ATGCGTAACCGTCCAGCTTTTCTGGCCGCAGCCAGCGTGCTTGCCGCCCTGTGGTGTGCCCCGGCTGTGGCCAGTCCCGAAACGGTTGATTTTACGGACCTGACCTGGACCGAAATCCGCAACGCGGTGCAGGGAGGCGATACCACCATCATCGTGCCGGTTGGCGGCACGGAACAGAGCGGGCCTTACATTGCGGTGGGCAAGCACGACGTGCGCGCCCTGCTGCTTGCCCGCCGTATTGCGCGGGCTGCGGGTCATGCTCTCGTGGCGCCGGTGGTGGCCTACGTGCCCGAAGGCGGCACGTCGCCGCGCACGTCGCACATGCGTTTTCCCGGCACCATCAGCATTACCCCTGCCACCTTCCGCGCATTGCTCAGCGATGCGGCCGAGAGCTTTCGCGTGCAGGGCTTTACGCGCGTGGTGCTGATTGGCGACCATGGCGGCTACCAGAAAGACCTGCGCACGGTGGCCGATACGCTCAACCACCGTTGGCAGGGCAAGGGGGCGCATGTGCTGTACGTGCCCGCCTATTACGATGTGGTGCCGGGCGCCTATGCCACCTGGCTGCGCCAGCATGGCCATGCAGCGGAGGTGGGCATGCATGCCGACCTGTCGGACACGGCACTGATGCTGGCCCTTGACCCGGCTCTTGTGCGAACGCAGGCGCTGCGCGCGGCCCCGCTGCCCACGGCAGCACAGGGCGTGTATGGCGGTGACCCGCGCCGCGCCGATGCAGCCCTGGGGCAGGTAGGAGCAGACATGCAGGTCAATGCCACGGTTGCGGCCATGCAACACGACGCAACAGGACGGAATTCGCCCTGA